The window GCAGAAATCACAAGCGCTTGGTTTTTCATATCCTCGGTCTGCAGATGGAAAAACATTCCTCAAGAATAAAATCATATGACGATGGGAGACGTTTACCACTTCACTGTGAGTGATATATTGGATAAAAAATCATAGGATTGTGTGTTAAAGGTTTACATGATCATGCTATGTGGTGGATTACTTTATAGTATTGTTTTAATCTATCTAAGCTATCGCCCCATGTAAACACCCTCCCCCCTGAAGCAATCAGAAAATGCAAACATTTAAACTAGCATCTTATTGTCTAATATCTCACCAGTAGCTGCTCGATGAAGAAGAAGTAGCATATTGTAGTAATCAACACGAGCACCACAAAATCTTGCCAGGCACTGAGTAAATATAGATTCAGAAGTTGATCAATAACTAATTCAAGAAATCTGTAGAATGAAACATCAATATCCGGTGAAGTTCATTGTTTAGTTTAACTAACACAGAAGAAATCACCTTATTGACTGATGTATGGGCATTTCTCCGGTCTCTCTTTGAGCAGGTGGAGCTATTCGAAGCAAAGTGACGGGCAGATTCACAACTTCGTTACGACAGACTTCACAGTATCTGTTTCCCTTCCTGCTAAACCATTCTATTGCACATTCTCGATGTAAAAGTTCGAGTGCTCCTTTACAAAGGCATGCCAGCTTGAACGTATCTCTTTCTTCACAGGTGTCCAAACAGATCCTGCACACCActtcttcttcgggaatctCTTGATCCTCGTGGATAGGAGCAGGGCTTATTTGACCTATCTTGCAACAAGCAACACTAAGAGGTCAAAAACTCATGCAGCATCATAAATCATCAGGTTTATGACATTAGTATTGCATACACCTAGTCAATTTATATTGGAGAACAGAAAAAAAGACGAATGAATAACATACCGCTATTACTATGTGAAGCTTGATTTTCACGGGAGTTTAACGATAAAGATCTCACAATGAAGTAATTCCTCCTCCCTGGCACAGAGAGTGACCTCGAGACAGCAACTCTAGCTGCAGTTTCCTGTGATAAGTTGCAGAGTAAGACATTTGCAAATTCGTTGTATATAAGTGGTCTGTGGCGACAGTCACCTAACAGTAAGGTAAGATAACAAATATTCATTAGTTTTAATGCAGCATAGATAGTAGAAGAGAACCATAAATACAAGTCTCTGAAAATCTAGCTCGTAGACACACATGGCTCGACCAAATTTTCGAACATACAAGAAGATgtatcaacaaaatttaataagtatACAGAGTTGAGAGGCAAAAGTACATGTGATCTGTGTCTTTCACTGAGTGTCTTAGGCGACAAGTACGAGGCAGGTGTTACTGGAACGGAAGCACACTTTTGCCAAGGCGAGATATTTGAAAAGGCGGGGCTCTCGGGGAGAGGTGCCTTATCTGAACTGAGAAGAGGGCTTCTTTCACCCTCCAAAGGagctttcttcttcttaaaGCTGAGCGAGTGAAAGAAACCCTTGATACTGCgactttttgagaaaatacCTGGTCTCGGAGGTATTTGAAGAGTTAGGTGATCTGCACGCTGTGTACTCGGATCTGGATTAGCAGCCGTATTTGTAGAGTTTCTACTAACTGATTCAGCCTACGTGCAGAGGTAATTGCAttgtcaaaaaaaatgttcGTATCATAAGCTAATAGATTATCATACAACTACAGAGTTTGGGGAACATAGAATGTGATTGAAAAAACAGCAGCCAGTCACCCTTTCCATCTATGTAAAATAAAGGGGCTGAAGGGAACTTCAGCAAGCAACCAAATCGAGGAAGACTCGTTCATATTAACTACACAAGCCATACAAACTTAGAATGGAGTAAGTCATCAAATATACATCAAAATACTGTGATTGAGAGTTGAGAAAAATTGGGAATATGCAAATTATTCCCAAGGTGGATATCTAGCTCATCTTCCACATTAGTTCAGTTATACTATACCAACATTTTGTCTGTGcaacaaaatgaatatataaccCGAAGACTGGAAAAAAGCAATGACAAGGTTCAAGGTACTAAATAATTAGCACAATTACATTTTACAAGTATTGGATTTGAAACCAAGGGTACTAGAATTACCAAATCACtcaaataagaaagagaaatacaTGAGCAGAAGATTTCCTAAATTACTTAAACATCCAAAAAAAGTAACTACTGTTTCTGTTCTTGTTGCCTCTTGAGATGCATATGCATATAAATGAAAGTTACTATTTTGACTACTAAAACATGATAAGAAGCCAATTCAGCACCATACAGCAACTTCtgttttttcttgtttctaaTTGATTCTTGCAGACTCAACCTTCTctctaaaaattatttattgtttcaGCCACACTTGTTTTCTTTAGCAAGACAAAGCTACAAACTCCATCAccagagaaaaaaaacacacacaccaaAAACTGAACAGCGCATTAATCAGACGAACAACCTGTGATTCTAATCTTGGAAGGCTCTGAGTTAAAAGATGATCAGCTAATTGGCTGTTCACCTCACTACCTGCTCCTGAATTTTCCATACTGACCCACAAAAATGCAGACTTTCACCGAGAAAGATCAAATACTTCTCCCAAGAATCAAGTGTTATTTTTCCTGGAAATTTCGTGGGATCAAGTGTTTTCTAAGGAAGAATGAATGAGTGAATGATTACAACTTACAAGGAGTGATGAGGTCAGTAGGGTGTCTGTCTATAATTGCTTCGTATATTATCACCCTTACTATTAAATGTTTATTACTCAATCTACccttaacaaaaaaaactaattttaacaataatatataaCTAAGTATGTCCCAATAACATAAATGGATACCGGAgtagtaaaatagaaaagacagttaaaaaaagtgaatgaatTACTACTACAGATAAATGAGACGGATTTTactagaaagaaaaaaaaaaaattcaaaatagaaGATGCCTATTTTGAACTACAGtgaaataccgaaaaaatgtCTCCTCTATGAAATggatgaaatatattttaacgTGTCAACTCAGTGGCGGATTTTGGGGgtgtgggggggggggggccCCTTCCCGGTCGTTCGGAAGCCAAAACTTTCCCTTGAATCGAGCCGAAAATAGCATATCCGCCCCCTCCGTGGAGTGTAGAAATATACtttgttttcaataaatagcaTATAAAATGGAGTAGTCTAATGGTTtgtatgttgatatttttctaaGAGGTCTAATGATCAATCCTCAACAAGAgcatattttttccattttttactcttttagtttatcaattcatatttctttcttatcatcaaaataatacctttaaatactttataaaatctattcatatttgtttaaatactttataaaatctattcatatttattttttatcatcaaaataatacctttaaatactttataaaatctaaacTTTTACTAATTTGCCTATATTTGCATGCTAattcatgtttatattttattaacgaAGCTAGTGctcattaaatattaatataatatgatttaattaattattaaaaatattaataaattaaatattaaatattaaatatttaaatattaaattttcgcCCCCACCATTTTCGGGGTCTGGATCCGCTACTGTGTCAACTCATAGTAAATTTTTGGACCAACTGTCCCATTAATTGAGAATTTGTGAGAGAATAGTTACTTGACTCGATAAATACCCTtactaatatatagtatatgaaaaaACACTATAAGTAGTTCATTTTCCGTATGCATCACTGATTTCGCAATCCCAAacaattccaaaaaaatttgagaaactACATACGTGCATAATAAGGGGCCACAGCCAAGTGTGTCCCACTCTCACAtgcaagaaatgaaaattggtTGCGTcaatatctcaaatatatttcttgtctatcatttttattatttatgtcatactgtattatttatattttggacACATCTCATTGAACATGCATTTTCATTTCGTCGAAATTTGCATTGTCGTTTTGGATTTTAACTCGTATAAATTCAACCGCAGTGgccttttttctattattaattaaataatgaaagtactaatttttcttaattgtcTCATTcgtatacaaattatattttgatgatgCTTAAAATGGTACTCCATTTTCTAAttagagatgaaaaaaaaacttaagtatttgaattaattaatgtcattTCTAGCAtcactaagagcatctccatccgtgctcttagctaagagcacgaaAGTgagcccggacccacttttactccttgtccttagctaagagcacaacacccatatccgtgctcttagctaaggacaagctcaagggtctcaccattctattattcaatttaaatacttcaattactaaaaatatttatatattataaaaatatactccctccgtcccacttaaaatgcaacatttggaaatcggcacgggattttatgtagtgttgttttgtgagtgaatgaagagagagtaaagtaagagagatgaaaaagtagagatagagttgtttccattttaggaaacgtttcatttttaatgggacaatcaaaaaaggaaaacgtttcatttttaatggacaggacaggagtattaaaaaataaaaattacataattaaaatcctaaaaattaaaaattgcataattaaaatcttaaaaaataaaaatacataattaaaatcctagaaaataaaaaaaatacataattaaaatcctacaaattaaaagatgagagaatgtagatgatagaatagatgaaatgtgattttttttttgtgttgaaatgaaggtatttatagatgaaaatgtgaattttgggggaaaaaatttgaaaaataaattaaacgtgggtagaaaacggatataattctttgggaagtgggaaaatatttttttcatttaaaaacatttttttaaataaatttcgatttttttttaaaaaaaatctgaatatgccaacggctatgccgttggccaatcagaaCACGCCACGTAAGGCTGCTCAGCGgtacggacgtgctcttagctaagagcagcgtcgtgccgctggcacggacggacagcTCGCAGCGGCGGACGAGCTCGTCCTTGCCGCTGGCGACGGACGGCCGACGAAAAACCTAccgttgcggatgctctaaaagaCGTTGTTTTGTATACGAATGAGATAaccaagaaaaattgaaaattcatattttaatatttcatttctaaattttatgagattcattagaatttatttaaattttataatttaattggcTATTATTCCTAAAAGAATggaagtaaaagaaaaagaggaaagtAGCATGAgattaagaaagagagaaaaaacttTAGATGCTGCTTGCTGCCTGCAAGTAGTTTGGGCCTAGAGGCCCTCGTTAGTAAATTGATTGgcccaaaaattaataatcattgGCCCACTATGAGGCTAATATATCGATACGTACGTTGTCCGCCATCGAATTACCAATATTTCACTTTAGAATTTATATGACTGTACGtccattttttgaaatattcaatATTAGCGATTTCTGGGAAAAGAGAAGCGAGACAGTTTTTACGAGTGGAATTAGTTTCCTTTTGACAAAACTTATCATTGTCTATTTGTCTAAAAGAAAGAGTAGAAAGACGAAATAAGAATTTTAAGATTCAAATCACGATATGACTAGAATGGTACTTATAAGTTgtcaaaatatgacaaattaaCTAGTGATACTTACAGAAAATTATATACCGGTATTGGCCGTAATTTACAATAACATTCTTCAATCTTAGTAAGCTCCATACCTTATATGAGcatcattttcatataatatgtttagtattacttttttattacatttagtttgatttaattacattacatattattatttataaaaagcaaactcaaatttattattttattcattatttaaaattagtgaCGTCAAACAAGAATGATgcttaaataaatagtaatatgaTATCATATCATTTCCgtacttaaaaattaaaagttctTTAAAAACGTAAAGCTTAGAAATTTGTGGTGCAATTGACTCTTTCAAACTGGATTCTTTCACTGGTTTTGAAATACTATCAAGTTgggatttgttttttattctgTATTGAAATTCTAGGTTTGGTGCAATTTTTAGATTATATTGGTACTGAAAACAAATTGTGCTCATTTGGAAGCaccaattcaatttcatttcgACTAAATCAACTTGATCCAGGAGGTATGAATGCCATTACAAGATCTAActtattaaacatattttttttaataaaaaatcacatttatattatgaaacGCGTAAATAAGGGGAAATTAGAAAAACGGTTTAAACGTAATTTTCTTCGTTTGACAATTTCAATTCTTTCATCGCCTGAGTTATTTGGTATCAGAAGCACAAGCAGTATTGCTTAGTAATTAAGTGATAGCAACTAAGTTAGTCATTCAATCTTTGTTGTAGACATTAACCACTCAAAAATGGCCGAGGTAGTAGGTAGGAATGGATTAAACTACAATagttaacattttatttaattcctcGAAAATATTAAGTGCAAA is drawn from Salvia hispanica cultivar TCC Black 2014 chromosome 6, UniMelb_Shisp_WGS_1.0, whole genome shotgun sequence and contains these coding sequences:
- the LOC125193068 gene encoding uncharacterized protein LOC125193068 isoform X1; translated protein: MENSGAGSEVNSQLADHLLTQSLPRLESQAESVSRNSTNTAANPDPSTQRADHLTLQIPPRPGIFSKSRSIKGFFHSLSFKKKKAPLEGERSPLLSSDKAPLPESPAFSNISPWQKCASVPVTPASYLSPKTLSERHRSHETAARVAVSRSLSVPGRRNYFIVRSLSLNSRENQASHSNSGQISPAPIHEDQEIPEEEVVCRICLDTCEERDTFKLACLCKGALELLHRECAIEWFSRKGNRYCEVCRNEVVNLPVTLLRIAPPAQRETGEMPIHQSISAWQDFVVLVLITTICYFFFIEQLLTEDMKNQALVISAPFAFTLGLTSSIFAVVLALKEHAWTYAGLEFALVALILHVFYNLLAWQLESTGMSSRIQIIWKTKSRKNCKQCKVCVSEKKIQKSCAKNKIKANFTCQQFTPS
- the LOC125193068 gene encoding uncharacterized protein LOC125193068 isoform X2; amino-acid sequence: MENSGAGSEVNSQLADHLLTQSLPRLESQAESVSRNSTNTAANPDPSTQRADHLTLQIPPRPGIFSKSRSIKGFFHSLSFKKKKAPLEGERSPLLSSDKAPLPESPAFSNISPWQKCASVPVTPASYLSPKTLSERHRSHETAARVAVSRSLSVPGRRNYFIVRSLSLNSRENQASHSNSGQISPAPIHEDQEIPEEEVVCRICLDTCEERDTFKLACLCKGALELLHRECAIEWFSRKGNRYCEVCRNEVVNLPVTLLRIAPPAQRETGEMPIHQSISAWQDFVVLVLITTICYFFFIEQLLTEDMKNQALVISAPFAFTLGLTSSIFAVVLALKEHAWTYAGLEFALVALILHVFYNLLHLSAIYAILIASFLGLGTAMLLHTIYIQISWWWSREAQPSELV